One genomic segment of Desmodus rotundus isolate HL8 chromosome 5, HLdesRot8A.1, whole genome shotgun sequence includes these proteins:
- the DNAJB13 gene encoding dnaJ homolog subfamily B member 13 isoform X2 codes for MGQDYYAILHVTHNAEDAQIKQAYRKLALRHHPLKSVEPSSAEIFRQIAEAYDVLSDPVKRAIYDKFGEEGLKGGIPLEFGSQTPWTTGYVFHGNPEKVFHEFFGGNNPFGEFFDEEGNEADLNFGGLRGRGVKKQDPPIERDLYLSLEDLFFGCTKKIKISRRVLNEDGYSSTIKDKILTIDVKPGWRQGTRITFEKEGDQGPNIIPADIIFIVKEKLHPRFRRENDHLFFVNSVPLGKGRAAVSSTAFLPPCSSPPASCPQLSCHALI; via the exons GTACCGGAAACTTGCCCTGCGGCACCACCCGCTGAAGTCCGTTGAGCCGTCCTCAGCAGAGATATTCCGGCAAATAGCAGAGGCCTACGATGTGCTGAGCGACC CTGTGAAGAGAGCCATCTATGACAAGTTTGGAGAAGAGGGTCTGAAGGGCGGGATTCCTCTGGAGTTTGGGTCGCAGACCCCATGGACCACTGGTTACGTCTTCCACGGCAACCCTGAAAAGGTTTTCCATGAGTTCTTCGGAGGAAACAACCCCTTTGGTG agttttttgatgaagAAGGAAATGAGGCGGATTTGAACTTTGGGGGGCTCCGGGGCCGAGGGGTCAAGAAACAGGACCCCCCAATCGAAAGAGACCTCTACCTATCCCTTGAGGACTTATTTTTTGGCTGCACCAAGAAAATCAAGATCTCCCGCAGG GTGCTGAACGAGGATGGGTACTCCTCCACCATCAAGGACAAGATCCTCACAATTGACGTGAAGCCTGGTTGGAGGCAGGGCACACGAATCACCTTCGAGAAGGAAGGTGACCAG ggccCCAACATCATCCCAGCTGACATCATCTTCATCGTGAAGGAGAAGCTACACCCTCGCTTCCGCAGGGAGAACGACCACCTTTTTTTTGTGAACTCTGTCCCCTTGGGCAAG GGCCGAGCGGCAGTCTCTTCCAcggccttcctgcctccctgctcaTCTCCCCCAGCCTCTTGCCCACAGTTGTCTTGCCACGCACTCATCTGA
- the DNAJB13 gene encoding dnaJ homolog subfamily B member 13 isoform X1, with protein sequence MGQDYYAILHVTHNAEDAQIKQAYRKLALRHHPLKSVEPSSAEIFRQIAEAYDVLSDPVKRAIYDKFGEEGLKGGIPLEFGSQTPWTTGYVFHGNPEKVFHEFFGGNNPFGEFFDEEGNEADLNFGGLRGRGVKKQDPPIERDLYLSLEDLFFGCTKKIKISRRVLNEDGYSSTIKDKILTIDVKPGWRQGTRITFEKEGDQGPNIIPADIIFIVKEKLHPRFRRENDHLFFVNSVPLGKALTCCTVEVKTLDDRLLNIPINDIIHPKYFKKVPGEGMPLPEDPTKKGDLFIFFDIQFPTRLTPQKKQMLRQALLM encoded by the exons GTACCGGAAACTTGCCCTGCGGCACCACCCGCTGAAGTCCGTTGAGCCGTCCTCAGCAGAGATATTCCGGCAAATAGCAGAGGCCTACGATGTGCTGAGCGACC CTGTGAAGAGAGCCATCTATGACAAGTTTGGAGAAGAGGGTCTGAAGGGCGGGATTCCTCTGGAGTTTGGGTCGCAGACCCCATGGACCACTGGTTACGTCTTCCACGGCAACCCTGAAAAGGTTTTCCATGAGTTCTTCGGAGGAAACAACCCCTTTGGTG agttttttgatgaagAAGGAAATGAGGCGGATTTGAACTTTGGGGGGCTCCGGGGCCGAGGGGTCAAGAAACAGGACCCCCCAATCGAAAGAGACCTCTACCTATCCCTTGAGGACTTATTTTTTGGCTGCACCAAGAAAATCAAGATCTCCCGCAGG GTGCTGAACGAGGATGGGTACTCCTCCACCATCAAGGACAAGATCCTCACAATTGACGTGAAGCCTGGTTGGAGGCAGGGCACACGAATCACCTTCGAGAAGGAAGGTGACCAG ggccCCAACATCATCCCAGCTGACATCATCTTCATCGTGAAGGAGAAGCTACACCCTCGCTTCCGCAGGGAGAACGACCACCTTTTTTTTGTGAACTCTGTCCCCTTGGGCAAG GCTCTGACCTGCTGCACCGTGGAGGTGAAGACCCTAGATGACCGTCTGCTCAACATCCCCATCAATGACATCATCCA TCCTAAGTACTTCAAGAAGGTGCCGGGTGAGGGGATGCCATTGCCTGAGGACCCCACCAAGAAGGGGGACCTCTTCATCTTCTTCGACATCCAGTTTCCCACCCGACTCACACCCCAGAAGAAGCAGATGCTGCGCCAGGCACTGCTGATGTAA
- the UCP2 gene encoding dicarboxylate carrier SLC25A8 codes for MVGFKATDVPPTATVKFVGAGTAACIADLITFPLDTAKVRLQIQGEKQGAARAAASVQYRGVLGTILTMVRTEGPRSLYNGLVAGLQRQMSFASVRIGLYDSVKQFYTKGSEHAGIGSRLLAGSTTGALAVAVAQPTDVVKVRFQAQARAGGSQRYQSTVDAYKTIAREEGFRGLWKGTSPNIARNAIVNCAELVTYDLIKDALLKANLMTDDLPCHFTSAFGAGFCTTVIASPVDVVKTRYMNSALGQYSSAGRCALTMLQKEGPRAFYKGFMPSFLRLGSWNVVMFVTYEQLKRALMASCTSREAPF; via the exons ATGGTTGGGTTCAAGGCCACAGATGTGCCCCCTACTGCCACCGTGAAGTTTGTGGGGGCCGGCACAGCTGCCTGCATTGCGGATCTCATCACCTTTCCCCTGGATACTGCCAAAGTCCGGCTGCAG ATCCAAGGGGAAAAGCAGGGGGCAGCGAGAGCGGCAGCCAGTGTCCAGTACCGTGGCGTGCTGGGCACCATCCTGACCATGGTGCGCACCGAGGGTCCCCGCAGCCTCTACAACGGGCTGGTCGCCGGCCTGCAGCGCCAGATGAGCTTCGCCTCTGTCCGCATCGGCCTCTATGACTCGGTCAAGCAGTTCTACACCAAGGGCTCGGAGC ACGCCGGCATTGGGAGCCGCCTCCTGGCGGGGAGCACCACGGGTGccttggctgtggctgtggcccaGCCCACGGATGTGGTGAAGGTCCGGTTCCAGGCGCAGGCCCGGGCTGGAGGCAGCCAGAGGTACCAAAGCACTGTGGATGCCTACAAGACCATTGCCCGAGAGGAAGGGTTCCGCGGACTCTGGAAAG GGACCTCTCCCAATATCGCTCGTAATGCCATTGTCAACTGTGCTGAGCTGGTGACCTACGACCTCATCAAGGATGCCCTCCTGAAGGCCAACCTCATGACAG ATGACCTTCCTTGTCACTTCACTTCTGCCTTCGGGGCAGGCTTCTGCACCACTGTCATCGCCTCCCCTGTGGATGTAGTCAAGACGAGATACATGAACTCTGCCCTGGGCCAGTACAGCAGCGCTGGCCGCTGTGCCCTCACCATGCTCCAGAAGGAGGGTCCCCGGGCCTTCTACAAAGG GTTCATGCCCTCCTTCCTCCGTTTGGGTTCCTGGAACGTGGTGATGTTCGTCACCTATGAGCAGCTGAAACGGGCCCTCATGGCTTCCTGCACTTCCCGGGAGGCTCCCTTTTGA